One part of the Arabidopsis thaliana chromosome 4, partial sequence genome encodes these proteins:
- the ATPD gene encoding F-type H+-transporting ATPase subunit delta (ATP synthase delta-subunit gene (ATPD); FUNCTIONS IN: hydrogen ion transporting ATP synthase activity, rotational mechanism; INVOLVED IN: response to cold, defense response to bacterium, photosynthetic electron transport in photosystem I, photosynthetic electron transport in photosystem II, photosynthesis; LOCATED IN: in 7 components; EXPRESSED IN: 24 plant structures; EXPRESSED DURING: 14 growth stages; CONTAINS InterPro DOMAIN/s: ATPase, F1 complex, OSCP/delta subunit, conserved site (InterPro:IPR020781), ATPase, F1 complex, OSCP/delta subunit (InterPro:IPR000711); Has 4372 Blast hits to 4372 proteins in 1436 species: Archae - 0; Bacteria - 2635; Metazoa - 155; Fungi - 114; Plants - 153; Viruses - 0; Other Eukaryotes - 1315 (source: NCBI BLink).) has translation MASLQQTLFSLQSKLPPSSFQIARSLPLRKTFPIRINNGGNAAGARMSATAASSYAMALADVAKRNDTMELTVTDIEKLEQVFSDPQVLNFFANPTITVEKKRQVIDDIVKSSSLQSHTSNFLNVLVDANRINIVTEIVKEFELVYNKLTDTQLAEVRSVVKLEAPQLAQIAKQVQKLTGAKNVRVKTVIDASLVAGFTIRYGESGSKLIDMSVKKQLEDIASQLELGEIQLAT, from the coding sequence atggcgtCTCTTCAACAAACTCTATTCTCTCTTCAATCCAAACTCCCACCATCCTCCTTCCAAATCGCCAGATCTCTCCCACTCCGAAAAACCTTCCCAATCCGAATCAACAACGGTGGAAACGCCGCCGGAGCAAGAATGTCAGCCACCGCAGCATCAAGCTACGCGATGGCATTAGCAGACGTCGCGAAAAGAAACGACACAATGGAATTAACAGTCACAGACATCGAGAAGCTCGAACAAGTCTTCTCAGATCCACAAGTACTAAACTTCTTCGCGAATCCAACAATCACCGTCGAGAAGAAACGTCAAGTCATCGACGACATAGTGAAATCGTCGTCTCTTCAATCTCACACATCTAACTTCCTCAACGTCCTCGTCGACGCGAATCGGATCAATATCGTGACGGAGATCGTTAAGGAGTTTGAGTTGGTTTACAATAAGCTAACGGATACACAATTGGCGGAGGTTAGGTCGGTGGTGAAATTGGAAGCGCCGCAATTAGCTCAGATTGCGAAACAGGTTCAGAAGTTAACCGGAGCTAAGAATGTTCGGGTTAAGACGGTTATTGATGCGAGTCTTGTGGCTGGTTTTACGATTCGGTATGGTGAATCCGGTTCGAAGCTTATTGATATGAGTGTGAAGAAACAGCTTGAAGATATTGCTTCTCAGCTTGAACTTGGTGAGATTCAATTAGCTACTTGA
- a CDS encoding S locus-related glycoprotein 1 (SLR1) binding pollen coat protein family (S locus-related glycoprotein 1 (SLR1) binding pollen coat protein family; LOCATED IN: endomembrane system; CONTAINS InterPro DOMAIN/s: S locus-related glycoprotein 1 binding pollen coat (InterPro:IPR010851); Has 35333 Blast hits to 34131 proteins in 2444 species: Archae - 798; Bacteria - 22429; Metazoa - 974; Fungi - 991; Plants - 531; Viruses - 0; Other Eukaryotes - 9610 (source: NCBI BLink).) yields MSKTFQPSIVMLTIFLILVTSQRRKCDEKIVLQFCNGRNRCYEYCDTKECVAACKKKRNGEGICNGDVFSVSAQCLCLYKC; encoded by the exons ATGAGTAAAACCTTTCAACCTTCGATTGTCATGCTAACTATTTTCCTAATTCTTGTTACAT cacaaagaagaaaatgtgatGAAAAGATAGTATTGCAATTTTGTAATGGTAGAAATAGATGTTATGAATATTGCGACACGAAAGAATGTGTTGCTGCatgtaaaaaaaagaggaatggGGAAGGTATTTGCAATGGGGACGTCTTTTCTGTGAGTGCTCAATGCTTATGCTTATATAAATGTTGA
- a CDS encoding magnesium transporter, putative (DUF803) (Protein of unknown function (DUF803); CONTAINS InterPro DOMAIN/s: Protein of unknown function DUF803 (InterPro:IPR008521); BEST Arabidopsis thaliana protein match is: Protein of unknown function (DUF803) (TAIR:AT1G34470.1); Has 1257 Blast hits to 1237 proteins in 219 species: Archae - 2; Bacteria - 93; Metazoa - 420; Fungi - 376; Plants - 263; Viruses - 0; Other Eukaryotes - 103 (source: NCBI BLink).) — MVYSSGSWRDAYKGMSSDNVKGLVLALSSSIFIGASFIVKKKGLKKAGASGLRAGSGGYSYLLEPLWWIGMITMIVGEIANFAAYAFAPAILVTPLGALSIIISASLAHIILQEKLHTFGILGCALCIVGSVTIVLHAPQEQDIVSVLEVWNLATEPAFLFYAAAVVGAAIVLIVQFIPLYGQSHVMVYIGVCSLIGSLSVMSVKALGIALKLTFSGTNQLGYPQTWVFTVIVLFCVITQMNYLNKALDTFNTAVVSPIYYVMFTSLTILASVIMFKDWDRQSGTQIMTELCGFVTILSGTFLLHTTTDMVDGESKGNLSSEEDSHLLLRIPKHSEDSNGFVQDGIILSLRRQESAKSPRPARQNKQLEDDLEAVPLRRQESSLRS; from the exons ATGGTGTATTCTAGTGGAAGTTGGAGAGATGCGTATAAAGGAATGTCGTCTGATAATGTAAAGGGTTTAGTGTTGGCTCTATCTTCAAGTATATTCATTGGAGCTAGCTTCATTGTTAAGAAGAAAGGACTTAAGAAAGCTGGTGCTTCTGGTCTCAGGGCAG GGTCTGGAGGCTATTCTTACTTGCTTGAGCCTCTCTGGTGGATAGGAATGATAACAA tgATTGTGGGGGAAATTGCAAACTTTGCTGCGTATGCGTTTGCACCTGCCATTCTAGTTACTCCTCTTGGTGCGCTTAGCATTATTATCAG CGCTTCTCTAGCACATATCATCTTACAAGAAAAGTTGCACACTTTCGGGATCCTTGGTTGTGCTTTATGTATCGTTGGTTCGGTTACAATCGTGTTACATGCTCCACAAGAACAAGATATTGTTTCCGTTTTAGAAGTTTGGAATCTTGCAACAGAACCTG CTTTTCTCTTCTACGCTGCGGCTGTGGTAGGAGCAGCTATTGTACTTATAGTTCAATTTATACCACTTTACGGGCAATCCCATGTCATGGTATATATCGGTGTTTGCTCTCTTATAGGATCATTATCG GTTATGAGCGTGAAGGCGCTTGGAATAGCGTTGAAACTCACATTTTCTGGAACGAATCAGTTAGGGTACCCGCAAACATGGGTCTTCACCGTGATAGTTCTTTTCTGCGTGATAACACAAATGAACTATTTAAACAAG GCGCTTGATACGTTCAACACAGCAGTGGTTTCACCCATATATTATGTTATGTTCACGTCGTTGACGATCTTGGCTAGTGTCATCATGTTTAAG GATTGGGATCGGCAGAGCGGAACACAGATCATGACAGAGTTGTGTGGGTTCGTCACAATCCTATCTggaacttttcttcttcacacaaCAACAGACATGGTTGATGGAGAGTCTAAAGGAA ATTTATCATCAGAGGAGGATAGTCATCTGCTTCTGCGAATTCCAAAACATTCAGAAGACAGTAACGGGTTTGTGCAGGATGGCATCATTCTCAGTCTAAGACGCCAAGAGTCTGCAAAGTCACCACGGCCTGCTCGGCAAAACAAGCAACTGGAAGATGATCTTGAAGCTGTACCACTCCGAAGACAAGAGAGTTCATTACGTTCATAA
- a CDS encoding uncharacterized protein (unknown protein; Has 30201 Blast hits to 17322 proteins in 780 species: Archae - 12; Bacteria - 1396; Metazoa - 17338; Fungi - 3422; Plants - 5037; Viruses - 0; Other Eukaryotes - 2996 (source: NCBI BLink).), translating to MRMDGGDFGLWLDGRWRLEGLSCVEFSEGLGCGLRRSEESTRGVV from the coding sequence ATGAGAATGGACGGTGGAGATTTTGGATTGTGGTTAGATGGACGGTGGAGATTAGAAGGTTTATCTTGTGTGGAGTTTTCAGAAGGATTAGGCTGTGGTTTGAGAAGGAGTGAGGAATCGACACGTGGAGTTGTTTGA